One segment of Caldanaerobius polysaccharolyticus DSM 13641 DNA contains the following:
- a CDS encoding ABC transporter permease yields MLIAIWELAYKLGVDLLKIWKPYTFPSPLSVFSTLVSLIADNSIGVAVLASMKRLLIGYFISLVIGTTIGLIMARFKYLYENLNPIILGLQTLPSVCWLPFAILWYGLSESAIIFVIAIGSTFAIAISIVSGIKNVNPLYIRAAKTMGANGLKIYSNVIIPASLPSVVSGMKQGWSFAWRSLMAGEMLYATKGLGQILMVGRDLADMSQVMAVMIVIVVLGLMVDNLIFGKVETKIRYRWGLDRT; encoded by the coding sequence ATGCTGATAGCAATCTGGGAATTGGCTTATAAACTTGGTGTCGATTTGCTGAAGATATGGAAACCGTACACATTTCCCTCCCCTCTTTCCGTATTTAGCACACTGGTAAGCCTAATAGCCGATAACAGCATTGGAGTCGCGGTGCTGGCCAGTATGAAAAGGCTTCTCATAGGCTATTTCATTTCACTGGTAATAGGTACTACCATTGGGCTAATTATGGCTCGCTTCAAATACCTGTACGAAAACTTAAACCCAATAATATTGGGGCTTCAAACCCTGCCAAGCGTTTGCTGGTTACCTTTTGCTATACTGTGGTATGGGTTAAGTGAAAGCGCAATTATTTTTGTAATAGCTATAGGCTCTACTTTCGCCATCGCTATCTCCATCGTATCAGGAATCAAAAACGTAAACCCTTTATACATCAGAGCCGCTAAAACCATGGGAGCGAACGGACTTAAAATATACTCCAATGTAATTATACCAGCCAGTTTGCCCAGCGTAGTCTCGGGGATGAAACAGGGATGGTCTTTTGCATGGAGGTCTCTTATGGCCGGTGAAATGCTTTACGCCACCAAGGGACTAGGACAGATCCTCATGGTGGGAAGAGATCTGGCAGATATGAGCCAGGTCATGGCGGTAATGATAGTAATAGTCGTGTTGGGACTTATGGTTGACAATTTGATTTTCGGAAAAGTTGAGACAAAAATAAGGTACAGGTGGGGCCTTGATAGGACATGA
- a CDS encoding ABC transporter ATP-binding protein, whose amino-acid sequence MYILSLKIASVSKSFANKHGKNHVLYNIDLEIKSGEFICLLGPSGCGKSTLLNIIAGLEKPSEGSVFLNGTEIKGAGPDRAVMFQESALFPWLKVIDNVEFGMKMAGIPKTERREKALKYLKMVHLTRFQNSLVHELSGGMKQRVALARALTLDSEVLLMDEPFAALDSQTKNILLLELQRIWLETKKTIIFVTHNIEEAVLLADRIIVMAANPGRIKKIYNVQLARPRQSGSLDVAYIVADVMKELKEEVEKVAKSEFDDDWDIKKDTVLYNADSNLGIGL is encoded by the coding sequence GTGTACATATTGAGCTTAAAAATCGCCAGTGTCAGTAAAAGTTTTGCAAATAAGCATGGGAAAAATCACGTCCTGTACAACATTGACCTTGAAATAAAATCAGGTGAGTTTATATGCCTGCTGGGCCCTTCAGGATGCGGCAAATCAACTCTTCTCAATATTATAGCCGGTCTAGAAAAGCCTTCAGAAGGCAGCGTATTTTTAAATGGAACTGAAATAAAAGGTGCAGGGCCTGATAGGGCAGTCATGTTTCAGGAATCAGCCCTTTTCCCCTGGCTTAAGGTCATCGATAATGTAGAATTCGGCATGAAAATGGCCGGGATCCCAAAAACAGAGAGAAGAGAAAAGGCGCTAAAATACCTTAAAATGGTTCACCTTACCAGATTCCAGAATTCACTGGTACACGAGCTGTCAGGAGGCATGAAGCAGAGGGTCGCCCTTGCCAGGGCATTGACCCTGGACTCTGAAGTGTTGTTAATGGATGAGCCCTTTGCTGCCCTTGATAGCCAGACAAAAAATATCCTATTGCTAGAACTGCAGCGCATCTGGCTGGAGACCAAAAAGACCATAATATTTGTAACCCACAATATAGAGGAAGCAGTACTGCTTGCAGACAGAATTATTGTAATGGCTGCTAATCCAGGAAGAATAAAAAAGATATACAATGTACAGCTGGCAAGGCCAAGGCAGTCGGGAAGTCTGGATGTGGCGTATATAGTAGCTGACGTAATGAAAGAATTGAAAGAAGAGGTGGAAAAGGTTGCAAAATCTGAGTTCGACGATGACTGGGATATTAAAAAAGACACTGTTTTATATAATGCTGATAGCAATCTGGGAATTGGCTTATAA